From Bosea sp. NBC_00550, the proteins below share one genomic window:
- the tssF gene encoding type VI secretion system baseplate subunit TssF, translated as MNQEFLDLYNQELRLFMEHSKEFAEEYPGIAERLGGLAGERMDPMVGGLLEGAAFLAARVQLKLKHEFPEFTNNLLEQLLPNYLAPTPSALLAGIEPPYSDPGLREGVRIPRGSYVDATYLERERRVACRYRLGSDIMLWPFEVTAAEYIPAPGSLQALGLKVGPRALAGLRLTLTHRVMADREQEPSAADALKNPASWFAGCRARELSFHLLGGEGDAVALYEQLFANCIGLHFRHLDAFGDPVVTPGEDCRLEQIGFDEDEALLPADTRVFRGFELLRELFWFPRKFLGFRLEGLNRVLPKLTAKTVELIFVFDEVNTRLPGAVRKEMFALYAAPAINLFEKTADRIPVKTNQHEFHVVPDRSRALDYEPHSVLSVHAHYIGGREKQPVHPLYSSPEGASPVHGLHYTQRRLPRRRSSAERRQGRASDYTGTEMFISLVEPASLSETASVAELSVRALCSNRHLTEHLPTGIGGADFRLIDNVSLDVSCLAGPTPPREPIVSQLKLRAETASTGVVTWRLINLLSLNQLGLVQRGAGQNGEALRELLSLFADLADSATERRIRGIKSVDSRAVVRRFPQRAGTGAARGLEITVLLDEKAFEGSGVFLLGAALDRFFAEYAAMNHFTQTVIRTVERGEVMRFPPRAGSRRIL; from the coding sequence ATGAACCAGGAGTTTCTCGACCTCTACAACCAGGAACTCCGGCTCTTCATGGAGCACAGCAAGGAGTTCGCCGAGGAGTATCCCGGCATTGCCGAGCGGCTCGGCGGGCTCGCCGGCGAGCGCATGGACCCGATGGTCGGGGGCCTGCTGGAGGGCGCGGCCTTCCTCGCCGCCCGCGTGCAGCTCAAGCTGAAGCACGAGTTTCCCGAGTTCACCAACAACCTGCTTGAGCAGCTGCTGCCGAACTACCTGGCACCGACGCCTTCGGCGCTGCTGGCGGGCATCGAGCCGCCCTATTCCGATCCCGGCCTTCGCGAGGGTGTCCGCATTCCGCGCGGCTCCTATGTCGATGCGACCTATCTCGAGCGCGAGCGCCGCGTCGCCTGCCGCTACCGCCTCGGCTCCGATATCATGCTCTGGCCCTTCGAGGTTACGGCGGCGGAGTACATCCCGGCACCCGGCTCATTGCAGGCGCTCGGTCTCAAGGTCGGTCCGCGCGCTCTGGCGGGCCTGCGCCTGACGCTGACCCATCGCGTCATGGCCGATCGCGAGCAGGAGCCCTCCGCGGCGGACGCGCTCAAGAATCCGGCGAGCTGGTTTGCCGGCTGCCGCGCCCGCGAATTGAGCTTCCATCTCCTCGGCGGGGAGGGCGACGCGGTCGCGCTCTACGAGCAGCTCTTCGCGAACTGCATCGGCTTGCATTTCCGCCATCTCGACGCCTTCGGCGATCCGGTGGTGACGCCGGGCGAGGATTGCCGGCTCGAGCAGATCGGCTTCGACGAAGACGAGGCGCTGCTGCCGGCCGATACGCGAGTCTTCCGCGGCTTCGAGCTGCTGCGCGAACTCTTCTGGTTCCCGCGCAAGTTCCTCGGCTTCCGGCTGGAGGGGCTGAACAGGGTCCTGCCGAAGCTCACCGCGAAGACGGTCGAGCTGATCTTCGTCTTCGACGAGGTCAATACGCGGCTGCCGGGCGCCGTGCGCAAGGAGATGTTCGCGCTTTACGCAGCGCCCGCGATCAACCTCTTCGAGAAGACGGCCGACCGCATCCCGGTGAAGACGAACCAGCACGAGTTCCATGTCGTGCCGGATCGCAGCCGGGCGCTCGACTACGAGCCGCACAGCGTTCTCTCGGTCCACGCCCACTATATCGGCGGGCGCGAGAAGCAGCCGGTCCATCCGCTCTATTCATCGCCGGAAGGCGCTTCGCCGGTGCATGGCCTGCACTACACGCAGCGCCGGCTGCCGCGCCGGCGCTCCTCCGCCGAGCGTCGGCAGGGCCGCGCCTCCGACTATACGGGTACGGAGATGTTCATCTCGCTGGTCGAGCCGGCGAGCCTTTCGGAAACCGCATCGGTCGCCGAGCTCAGCGTGCGCGCGCTCTGCTCGAACCGGCACCTGACCGAGCATCTGCCGACCGGCATCGGCGGGGCCGATTTCCGGCTGATCGACAATGTCTCGCTGGATGTCTCCTGCCTTGCCGGGCCGACGCCGCCGCGCGAGCCGATCGTCTCCCAGCTCAAGCTGCGGGCGGAGACGGCGAGCACGGGTGTCGTCACTTGGCGGTTGATCAACCTGCTCAGCCTCAACCAGCTCGGCCTCGTCCAGCGCGGTGCGGGCCAGAACGGCGAGGCGTTGCGGGAGCTGCTCTCGCTTTTCGCCGACCTCGCCGACAGCGCGACCGAGCGGCGCATCCGCGGCATCAAGAGCGTCGACAGCCGGGCCGTCGTGCGGCGCTTTCCGCAGCGGGCGGGGACGGGCGCGGCGCGCGGGCTCGAGATCACCGTGCTGCTCGACGAGAAGGCCTTCGAAGGCTCGGGCGTCTTCCTGCTGGGCGCGGCGCTCGACCGCTTCTTCGCCGAATACGCAGCGATGAACCATTTCACCCAGACGGTGATCCGTACGGTGGAGCGCGGCGAAGTCATGCGCTTTCCGCCGCGGGCCGGTTCGAGGCGCATCCTGTGA
- a CDS encoding DUF6931 family protein, whose protein sequence is MSRLRFSTAREVFETFPSAHEAVTMPPTTEPPLAFLARLIRGPAPSEAVGFCAFLLPRRETVWWALQAVRAMQPPGTQDPGLAAAETWVREPGDRTRFDALKLAQTGDRARPGTWVAWAAGYSGGSMIESHGVPCPPDLTAKMARIAVLNAINRLPSRDREGALHRCVEACIRLAEDDAGKR, encoded by the coding sequence ATGTCACGCCTGCGCTTCAGCACCGCCCGCGAGGTGTTCGAGACCTTTCCCTCGGCGCACGAGGCCGTCACGATGCCGCCGACCACGGAGCCGCCGCTTGCCTTCCTTGCCCGGCTGATCAGGGGCCCGGCGCCGTCGGAGGCGGTCGGCTTCTGCGCCTTCCTGCTTCCGCGGCGCGAAACCGTCTGGTGGGCGCTGCAGGCCGTGCGTGCGATGCAGCCGCCCGGCACGCAGGATCCCGGCCTCGCCGCCGCCGAAACCTGGGTGCGCGAGCCCGGAGACCGCACCCGCTTCGACGCGCTGAAGCTCGCCCAAACGGGCGACCGCGCCCGGCCGGGCACCTGGGTCGCCTGGGCGGCCGGGTATTCCGGCGGCAGCATGATCGAAAGCCACGGCGTGCCCTGCCCGCCCGACCTCACCGCCAAGATGGCGCGCATCGCCGTGCTCAACGCGATCAATCGCCTGCCCTCACGCGACCGCGAGGGCGCATTGCATCGCTGCGTCGAAGCATGCATTCGTTTGGCTGAAGACGATGCCGGCAAGCGCTAG
- a CDS encoding OmpA family protein translates to MRKQSGFITLVALTGLGVLTMAATAGAQTYKADDIVKHFGPAAVPKPAVTRGLCVGTEAECAKAGHVVEVAKPPSAFDLVVKFKYNSDVLEPEAKLNLDEFAKALKTPQLSAQSFMVEGHTDAAGTPGYNLSLSQRRAQAVVRYLGDRGVSPTKLVARGYGQSRPIAPDPLSGDNRRVETRLRTE, encoded by the coding sequence ATGCGCAAGCAGTCCGGCTTCATCACATTGGTCGCTCTGACCGGCCTCGGGGTTCTCACCATGGCCGCAACGGCTGGAGCGCAGACCTACAAGGCCGACGACATCGTCAAGCATTTCGGGCCGGCGGCTGTGCCCAAGCCCGCGGTGACGCGCGGCCTGTGCGTCGGCACCGAGGCCGAATGCGCCAAGGCTGGCCATGTCGTCGAGGTGGCCAAGCCGCCGAGCGCCTTCGATCTCGTCGTCAAGTTCAAATACAATTCCGACGTGCTCGAGCCCGAGGCGAAGCTTAATCTCGATGAGTTCGCCAAGGCGCTGAAGACCCCGCAACTCTCCGCCCAGAGCTTCATGGTCGAGGGGCATACCGATGCGGCCGGCACGCCCGGCTATAATCTCAGCCTGTCGCAGCGCCGCGCGCAGGCCGTGGTCCGCTATCTCGGGGATCGCGGCGTGAGCCCCACCAAGCTCGTCGCCAGGGGATACGGCCAGAGCCGGCCGATCGCGCCCGATCCGCTGTCCGGCGACAATCGCCGCGTCGAGACCCGTCTGCGCACCGAATAA
- the tssC gene encoding type VI secretion system contractile sheath large subunit — translation MAAEAQTQQPGGAAVETREIDDFSAVLKQSFKPKTERAATEVENAVATLVNQALADQTLIKGDVIDTIEEMIARLDAKLTEQMNAVLHAPEYQKIESAWRGLNYLVFNSETDAQLKIKVMNVSKNELARNLKTYPGARWDQSPLFKQVYEQEFGQLGGQPFGCLVGDYHFSHVPTDVQLLRDLSKVAAAAHAPFFAGAEPTLMGMDSWTELSNPRDLGKVFDTPDYAAWKGLRDAADSRYVGLCLPRVLSRVPYGAKSEPVEEFAFEEDTDGHKGENYAWMNAAYAMAVNINRAFKEYGWCTRIRGVQSGGEVLNLPTHTFPTDDGGIDLKCPTEIAISDRREAELAKSGLIPLIHRKNTDKAAFIGAQSLYKPKAFSGPDGVAATASDNLSARLPYMFAVSRFAHYLKCMVRDKIGSYKEKEPLRRWLQEWITDYVDGDPVNSSEETKARRPLSDARIDVFEDEENPGYYSAKFYLRPHFQLEGMDIGLSLVSRLPAPKQ, via the coding sequence ATGGCAGCGGAAGCACAAACCCAGCAGCCCGGTGGCGCGGCTGTAGAGACCCGCGAGATCGATGATTTCTCGGCAGTCCTGAAGCAGAGTTTCAAACCGAAGACCGAAAGGGCGGCGACCGAGGTCGAGAACGCGGTCGCGACGCTGGTCAACCAGGCGCTGGCGGATCAGACCCTGATCAAGGGCGACGTCATCGACACGATCGAGGAGATGATCGCCCGGCTCGACGCCAAGTTGACCGAGCAGATGAACGCGGTGCTGCACGCACCGGAATACCAGAAGATCGAGAGCGCCTGGCGCGGCCTCAACTACCTCGTCTTCAACTCCGAGACGGACGCGCAGTTGAAGATCAAGGTGATGAACGTCTCGAAGAACGAGCTGGCGCGCAATCTCAAGACCTATCCCGGCGCGCGCTGGGACCAGAGCCCGCTGTTCAAGCAGGTCTACGAGCAGGAGTTCGGTCAGCTCGGCGGCCAGCCCTTCGGCTGCCTGGTCGGCGACTACCACTTCAGCCATGTACCGACCGACGTGCAGCTCCTGCGCGATCTGTCGAAGGTGGCCGCGGCGGCGCATGCTCCTTTCTTCGCCGGCGCCGAGCCGACCCTGATGGGCATGGACAGCTGGACGGAACTCTCCAACCCGCGCGATCTCGGCAAGGTCTTCGACACGCCGGACTACGCGGCCTGGAAGGGCCTGCGCGACGCGGCCGACTCCCGCTATGTCGGGCTGTGCCTGCCGCGGGTGCTCTCGCGGGTGCCTTACGGCGCCAAGTCCGAGCCGGTCGAGGAGTTCGCCTTCGAGGAAGACACCGACGGCCACAAGGGCGAGAATTACGCCTGGATGAACGCGGCCTATGCCATGGCCGTCAACATCAACCGCGCCTTTAAGGAATATGGCTGGTGCACCCGCATCCGCGGCGTCCAGTCGGGCGGCGAGGTGCTCAACCTGCCGACCCACACATTCCCGACCGACGATGGCGGCATCGACCTGAAATGCCCGACCGAGATCGCGATCAGCGACCGGCGCGAGGCGGAGCTGGCCAAATCCGGCCTGATCCCGCTGATCCATCGCAAGAACACCGACAAGGCGGCCTTCATCGGTGCGCAGTCGCTCTACAAGCCCAAGGCCTTCTCGGGGCCGGACGGGGTGGCGGCGACAGCCTCCGACAACCTGTCGGCGCGCTTGCCCTACATGTTCGCGGTCTCGCGCTTCGCGCACTACCTGAAGTGCATGGTTCGCGACAAGATCGGTTCCTACAAGGAAAAGGAGCCGCTGCGCCGCTGGCTGCAGGAGTGGATCACCGACTATGTCGACGGCGATCCGGTCAATTCCAGCGAAGAGACGAAGGCGCGGCGCCCGCTCTCCGATGCGCGCATCGACGTCTTCGAGGACGAGGAGAACCCTGGCTACTACTCGGCCAAGTTCTATCTGCGGCCGCACTTCCAGCTCGAAGGCATGGATATCGGCCTGAGCCTGGTCTCGCGACTGCCAGCTCCCAAGCAGTGA
- a CDS encoding type VI secretion system baseplate subunit TssE — MADPISKKRLRPPLMFAFREAHLEKDARTALDLRDEGGERVIANRRAAPRAAITEQKLRREISIDLDALVNTINLASALDLSGLEHVRRSVLNHGFPDMTRLSIDEHRVDAIREDLADVLIGYEPRLIRKSIAVERDQTVDPAELKVRFLVRADLNCEPLNVPVQFVADLELDTGKIAIKGR, encoded by the coding sequence ATGGCCGATCCGATCTCGAAGAAGCGGCTGCGGCCGCCTTTGATGTTCGCATTCCGGGAGGCGCATCTGGAAAAGGATGCGAGGACCGCGCTCGACCTGCGGGACGAGGGCGGCGAACGCGTGATCGCGAACCGCCGCGCCGCGCCGCGCGCGGCGATCACCGAGCAGAAGCTCAGGCGCGAGATCAGCATCGATCTGGACGCGCTGGTGAACACGATCAACCTGGCTTCCGCGCTCGATCTCTCGGGGCTGGAGCATGTCCGCCGGTCCGTGCTCAACCACGGCTTCCCCGACATGACGCGGCTGTCGATCGACGAGCACCGCGTCGATGCGATCCGCGAGGATCTGGCGGATGTGCTGATCGGCTACGAGCCGCGCCTGATCCGCAAGTCGATCGCCGTGGAGCGCGACCAGACGGTGGATCCGGCGGAACTCAAGGTGCGCTTCCTGGTCCGGGCCGACCTCAACTGCGAGCCGCTCAACGTGCCCGTGCAGTTCGTCGCCGATCTCGAGCTCGACACCGGCAAGATCGCGATCAAGGGACGCTGA
- a CDS encoding type VI secretion system Vgr family protein: MTANLGQGQRTASFTTPSGQDKFTLIKFEASEALSELFTYNIEAASKTDNADLQSMMSEKCSIKFTLKNKSERVLNGTLVDAQWLGQQDDLYIYRFTLRPWLWLLSQRADCRIFKNKSAIDIIKEIFGKEGSASFDDRTSETLQPIDYCVQYRETDLDFVLRLMEQYGIYYYFKHSDGDHKLVLCDSRSAHDQVTAAAEPSFQGDASAYSLVKQGNRFPHSQVEHLTHWSTMRRLRTGKFELKDYDFEKSESDLTARAEEGFPKAKSYEAYDYPAAYTKRDQGEHFARVMAEAEQARDDRRHAGGDAASLYPGALMKLADHPAGTENVEYLVVRATHAFGIQSYRSSSRQDEALYHGSYELQKCERRFRAPIVTPRPTVYGPHTAKVVGERNQGEEGDIDVDEYGRIWLRFHWDREDGSTSCRTRVAQMWAGKGWGGQIIPRIGQEVIVEYLEGNPDLPLVVGAVVNDQHKPPYELPANKTQSGLKSESTDGAGFPDTYNEIKFEDRKDHEVFEMHAEKDHKVVVNNIETREIGERYQDGGYSRKTTLKKGDDRLDVENGKIDVEALTEINLKVGESKIKMTPGSIEITSPSIRIKSVGMTEVGSDGTVVIKAPMITIN, translated from the coding sequence ATGACTGCCAATCTAGGGCAAGGTCAAAGAACCGCGTCATTCACGACGCCGTCTGGCCAAGATAAATTTACACTTATCAAGTTCGAAGCCAGCGAAGCTTTGAGCGAGTTATTTACATACAACATCGAAGCGGCGAGCAAGACGGACAACGCCGACCTGCAAAGCATGATGAGCGAGAAATGCTCGATCAAGTTCACGCTGAAGAACAAGAGCGAGCGCGTGCTGAACGGCACGCTGGTCGACGCGCAGTGGCTCGGCCAACAGGACGATCTCTACATCTATCGCTTCACGCTCAGACCCTGGCTCTGGTTGCTCTCGCAGCGGGCCGACTGCCGGATCTTCAAGAACAAGAGCGCGATCGACATCATCAAGGAGATCTTCGGCAAGGAAGGCTCGGCGAGCTTCGATGACCGCACGAGCGAGACGCTGCAGCCGATCGACTACTGCGTGCAGTATCGCGAAACCGATCTGGATTTCGTGCTGCGGCTGATGGAGCAGTACGGCATCTATTATTATTTCAAGCACAGCGACGGCGACCACAAGCTCGTGCTCTGCGATTCCCGCTCCGCTCACGATCAGGTCACGGCCGCAGCCGAGCCGAGCTTCCAGGGCGATGCCTCGGCCTATTCGCTCGTCAAGCAGGGCAACCGCTTCCCGCACTCCCAGGTCGAGCACCTCACCCACTGGTCGACGATGCGCCGCCTGCGCACCGGCAAGTTCGAGCTCAAGGACTACGACTTCGAGAAATCGGAATCGGACCTGACCGCCCGTGCCGAAGAGGGCTTTCCCAAGGCCAAATCCTATGAAGCCTATGACTATCCCGCCGCCTACACCAAGCGCGACCAGGGCGAGCATTTCGCCCGCGTCATGGCCGAGGCCGAGCAGGCCAGGGACGACAGGCGCCATGCCGGTGGCGACGCCGCAAGCCTCTATCCCGGCGCCCTGATGAAGCTCGCGGACCATCCGGCCGGCACCGAGAATGTCGAGTACCTCGTTGTCCGGGCAACCCATGCCTTCGGCATCCAGAGCTATCGTTCCTCCTCCAGGCAGGACGAGGCGCTCTATCACGGCTCCTACGAACTCCAGAAATGCGAGCGGCGCTTCCGCGCGCCCATCGTCACGCCGCGCCCCACCGTCTACGGGCCGCACACCGCCAAGGTGGTCGGTGAGCGTAACCAGGGCGAGGAAGGCGACATCGACGTCGACGAATACGGCCGGATCTGGCTGCGCTTTCATTGGGATCGCGAGGACGGCTCGACCTCCTGCCGCACCCGTGTCGCGCAGATGTGGGCCGGCAAGGGCTGGGGCGGCCAGATCATCCCGCGAATCGGCCAGGAGGTGATCGTCGAGTACCTCGAGGGCAACCCCGACCTGCCGCTCGTAGTCGGCGCGGTCGTCAACGACCAGCACAAGCCGCCCTATGAACTGCCGGCGAACAAGACCCAATCGGGCCTGAAATCGGAATCGACCGATGGAGCCGGCTTCCCCGACACCTACAACGAGATCAAGTTCGAGGACCGCAAGGACCACGAGGTCTTCGAGATGCATGCAGAGAAGGACCACAAGGTGGTGGTCAACAACATCGAGACGCGCGAGATCGGCGAACGCTACCAGGACGGCGGCTATTCGCGAAAGACGACGCTCAAGAAGGGCGACGACAGGCTCGACGTCGAAAACGGCAAGATCGATGTCGAGGCGCTGACCGAGATCAACCTCAAGGTCGGCGAGAGCAAGATCAAGATGACGCCCGGCAGCATCGAGATCACCTCGCCGAGCATCAGGATCAAGAGCGTCGGCATGACCGAGGTGGGCAGCGATGGCACCGTCGTGATCAAGGCCCCCATGATAACGATCAACTGA
- a CDS encoding Hcp family type VI secretion system effector: MASDFLLEIDGIKGESKDKNHKDTIEVDSFSWGVSNAGSHASNAGGGAGKASFQDIHFTSSVGKASANLALSCASGKHIKKAVLYVRKQGETQQDYYVVTLEDLLVSSYQSGDAAGGTSIPTDQFSLNYAKIKYEYKPQKQDGALDAPITMTWDIKANAK; the protein is encoded by the coding sequence ATGGCTAGCGACTTCCTGCTCGAGATCGATGGCATCAAGGGCGAAAGCAAGGACAAGAACCACAAGGACACGATCGAGGTCGATTCCTTCTCCTGGGGCGTCAGCAATGCCGGCTCGCATGCATCCAACGCCGGCGGTGGCGCCGGCAAGGCGAGCTTCCAGGACATTCACTTCACCTCGTCGGTCGGCAAGGCGTCGGCGAACCTGGCGCTGTCCTGCGCCAGCGGCAAGCACATCAAGAAGGCCGTGCTCTATGTCCGCAAGCAGGGCGAGACGCAGCAGGACTACTATGTCGTGACGCTGGAGGACCTGCTGGTGTCGAGCTACCAGTCCGGCGACGCGGCCGGCGGGACCAGCATCCCGACCGACCAGTTCTCGCTGAACTACGCGAAGATCAAATACGAATATAAGCCGCAAAAGCAGGACGGCGCGCTCGATGCGCCGATAACGATGACCTGGGACATCAAGGCCAACGCGAAGTGA
- a CDS encoding type VI secretion system protein TssA — MAALNFAELTKPVSADEPCGPDLEDDTDFMNVTARLEVALPASYFRRDDDGRQVAFDRSGIEFPAAFADLGKLLERSRDLRVLVLGAKLTILNRDVPGFAASLSTMAGLLGDYWEEVHPRAMDGDFVMREVALQGLDELATVVLPLQHAPLFVSRRIGPFAFRSQLVASGETRLVEGEQHPDAGAIQAALGDVEPEDLTAILGHVSAARDALARMRMVWLEKVGVDHPLGFPRLAALLEQIAAFLDAAVARRVPGHQSAGAAPVASGAPVPAASAASFGPGSVSNILQVKDTLSACLGYFRKTEPSSPAVLLIGQAQQLIGKSLIEVIQIMFPEHVDKAVIEIGELRRFRLPLERLPVPNGYEAESEADQGYAEAADEAEDSGYGNDGDDEQAVEDDAEAGEPAAIEVAPAPPVAASAIAIGSRSEAVDAMRAVAAFYRRVEPSHPTPLLMDKACALAQHDFMSLLGNILPDVAQVPETDS, encoded by the coding sequence ATGGCGGCCTTGAATTTTGCCGAACTGACGAAGCCGGTTTCGGCCGACGAACCCTGCGGGCCGGATCTCGAGGACGATACCGACTTCATGAATGTCACGGCGCGGCTCGAGGTCGCGCTGCCGGCGTCGTATTTCCGCCGCGACGATGATGGGCGGCAGGTCGCTTTCGATCGCAGCGGCATCGAGTTTCCGGCTGCCTTCGCCGATCTCGGCAAGCTGCTGGAGCGCTCGCGCGACCTGCGCGTGCTCGTGCTCGGCGCGAAGCTGACGATCCTCAACCGCGACGTCCCGGGTTTCGCGGCCAGCCTCTCAACCATGGCGGGCCTCCTCGGCGATTACTGGGAGGAAGTGCATCCGCGGGCAATGGACGGCGATTTCGTCATGCGCGAAGTCGCGCTCCAGGGGCTCGACGAACTGGCGACCGTGGTGTTGCCGCTGCAGCATGCGCCGCTCTTCGTCAGCCGCCGGATCGGCCCTTTCGCCTTCCGCAGCCAGCTCGTCGCCAGCGGCGAGACCCGTCTCGTCGAGGGCGAGCAGCATCCCGATGCCGGAGCCATCCAGGCCGCGCTGGGCGATGTCGAGCCGGAGGATCTGACGGCGATTCTCGGCCATGTCAGCGCGGCGCGCGATGCGCTCGCCCGCATGCGCATGGTCTGGCTCGAGAAGGTCGGTGTCGATCATCCGCTCGGCTTTCCGCGCCTGGCGGCGCTTCTGGAACAGATCGCTGCCTTTCTGGACGCTGCAGTCGCGCGGCGCGTTCCGGGCCATCAATCGGCCGGTGCAGCGCCAGTGGCGAGCGGCGCGCCGGTGCCGGCAGCGAGCGCCGCAAGCTTCGGTCCCGGCAGCGTTTCGAACATCCTCCAAGTGAAGGATACGCTCTCGGCCTGCCTCGGCTACTTTCGCAAAACCGAGCCTTCCAGCCCGGCGGTCCTGCTGATCGGACAAGCCCAGCAGTTGATCGGAAAGTCGCTGATCGAGGTCATCCAGATCATGTTTCCCGAGCATGTCGACAAGGCTGTCATCGAGATCGGCGAATTGCGCCGGTTTCGGCTGCCGCTCGAACGCTTGCCGGTGCCGAATGGCTACGAGGCGGAGAGCGAAGCCGATCAGGGCTACGCCGAAGCGGCCGACGAGGCCGAGGATAGCGGCTACGGAAACGATGGCGATGACGAACAAGCGGTGGAGGACGACGCCGAAGCCGGCGAGCCTGCGGCGATCGAGGTCGCTCCCGCGCCGCCTGTCGCAGCATCCGCTATCGCGATCGGCAGCCGCAGCGAGGCCGTGGACGCGATGAGGGCGGTCGCCGCCTTCTATCGGCGGGTCGAGCCCTCGCATCCGACGCCGCTCTTGATGGACAAGGCCTGCGCTCTGGCGCAGCATGATTTCATGTCTCTTCTGGGCAATATCCTGCCAGACGTCGCTCAGGTTCCGGAGACCGACAGCTAG
- the tssB gene encoding type VI secretion system contractile sheath small subunit, protein MAGDSGQKFIRRNRPPRVHITYEDPYNAEQKIELPFVMGVLADLSGNASAIEKPEISQRKFLDFDMDNFDQRMAAIEPAVSFNVANKLGDDSNEKLSVALKFSKFEDFNPAAVARQIPATAKLLEAREQLANLLRYMDGKMAASDQIKALLADPQLMATLKDRLGKSEPAEDKKQN, encoded by the coding sequence ATGGCCGGGGATTCAGGACAGAAGTTCATCCGCCGCAACAGGCCGCCTCGGGTGCACATCACCTATGAGGATCCGTACAACGCCGAGCAGAAGATCGAGCTGCCCTTCGTGATGGGCGTGCTGGCCGATCTCTCCGGCAACGCCTCGGCGATCGAGAAGCCGGAAATCTCCCAGCGCAAGTTCCTCGATTTCGACATGGACAATTTCGATCAGCGCATGGCCGCGATCGAGCCTGCCGTGTCCTTCAACGTCGCCAACAAGCTCGGCGACGACAGCAACGAGAAGTTGTCGGTGGCGCTGAAGTTCTCGAAGTTCGAGGATTTCAACCCGGCTGCGGTCGCCCGCCAGATCCCGGCGACGGCGAAGCTGCTGGAGGCGCGCGAGCAACTCGCCAATCTGCTGCGCTACATGGACGGCAAGATGGCCGCGAGCGACCAGATCAAGGCGCTGCTCGCCGACCCGCAGCTGATGGCCACCCTCAAGGACAGGCTCGGCAAGAGCGAGCCTGCCGAGGACAAGAAGCAGAATTGA